The Mauremys reevesii isolate NIE-2019 linkage group 1, ASM1616193v1, whole genome shotgun sequence genome has a segment encoding these proteins:
- the LOC120395324 gene encoding putative olfactory receptor 52P1, with translation MTLGKEQTLHKPMYLLICMLALTDISTSTFVGPKALCIFWFNLKDITVGGCLTQMFFLHASSVMHSAVLVTMAFDRYVAICNPLRYTTILTNARIAKLGLVGLIRAVLFILPETLLLIRQPFCANRIIHNTHCEHVAVAKMSGGDITANRTYGLIIAFVVMGFDLMLIALSYGLIIRAVLRISSKKAHQKALNTCTAHICVMLTSYTPSLFSSLTQRFGQRITPHIHIILANLYFLIPPMLNPIIYGVKTKELRDRVGHQKMLQLFDARRLSLRPCVNSILDLFDKQRLCFQITKDKESNYNAELL, from the exons atgacccttg GGAAAGAAcagaccctgcacaagccgatgtacctgcTGATCTGCATGCTGGCGCTTACAGACATCAGCACATCTACCTTCGTCGGGCCGAaggcactgtgtatattttggttcaatttgaaagACATTACTGTGGGTGgttgcctcacccagatgttcttccttcatGCATCTTCTGTTATGCACTCAGCCGTCCTTGTGAcaatggcttttgatcgctacgttgccatatgtaaccctctCAGATACACCACCATCCTCACCAACGCACGAATAGCTAAGCTAGGGCTAGTGGGTTTGATAagagctgttctcttcattctgccCGAGACGCTGCTCCTGATcaggcagccattctgtgccaaccgCATTATCCACAACACGCACTGTGAGCACGTGGCTGTGGCAAAGATGTCAGGTGGTGACATCACGGCCAACAGGACGTATGGCTTGATAATAGCATTTGTAGTCATGGGGTTTGACCTGATGCTCATTGCCTTGTCCTACGGTCTGATCATCAGGGCCgtcctcagaatctcctccaaGAAAGCCCACCAGAAAGCCCTCAACACTTGCACTgcccacatctgtgtgatgcTGACATCTTATACTCcctcccttttctcctctctgaCACAACGGTTTGGTCAGCGCATCACTCCGCACATTCACATCATCTTGGCCAACCTCTATTTCCTCATCCCTCCCATGCTCAACCCTATCATTTATGGGGTCAAAACCAAAGAGCTTCGTGACAGAGTGG GCCACCAGAAGATGCTGCAGCTCTTTGATGCAAGGAGGCTTTCCTTGAGACCCTGTGTGAACAGCATTCTTGATCTGTTTGACAAACAGAGACTATGCTTTCAGATAACCAAAGACAAAGAAAGCAACTACAATGCTGAACTTCTTTAG